A genomic segment from Canis aureus isolate CA01 chromosome 4, VMU_Caureus_v.1.0, whole genome shotgun sequence encodes:
- the LOC144311889 gene encoding uncharacterized protein LOC144311889, whose product MRKLRNMVGKSGVSPLLNLKTGKTQNPGQKFQPDSAQSQLDASHTPQSSSKIPWMGSHWTQQAENVADEPRQAWHACPPWSQAGRKARKTDLASESYSPLDPGCTLSWWKGPGDMNYSWSTQLNISPLG is encoded by the exons atgaggaaattgaggaacaTGGTAGGAAAGTCTGGAGTCAGTCCTCTGCTAAACCTTAAGACTGGGAAGACCCAAAATCCAGGCCAGAAATTCCAGCCAGACTCTGCACAGAGCCAACTGGATGCATCTCACACTCCACAG AGTTCCAGCAAAATTCCTTGGATGGGATCTCACTGGACCCAGCAAGCAGAAAACGTAGCTGATGAGCCACGCCAGGCCTGGCATGCATGCCCACCGTGGAGCCAGGCGGGTAGAAAGGCCAG AAAGACTGATCTGGCCTCAGAAAGTTACAGTCCTCTCGACCCAGGATGCACACTGAGCTGGTGGAAAG GCCCTGGAGATATGAACTACTCTTGGTCCACACAGCTGAATATATCTCCCTTAGGCTGA